One genomic segment of Paenibacillus xylanexedens includes these proteins:
- a CDS encoding class I SAM-dependent methyltransferase, whose amino-acid sequence MTNGKNVSDTDLLFDLSVWEEAWKNRPRSSKYKKKSAPINIEEAFERWARDYHAQSFTEEGKQRSERIMGWIENQGVEFAGLSILDIGAASGIFTIPFAEKGASVTAVEPSELLVSLMKETIPSALESKIEIVNERYEEISIQDKGWEKKYDFAFASMCPAMSDWETIEMAINCARKYVYISTMAGQKEHTLMEELKDVLGVTSSYKAGDMGYIQQLLYLKGYSYTMIITREVNSFEIPVEEVIEKLPEWLNTYELPSDEDSLRLAEKYIRDTYRDSTVNFSRGARFGKILIQLEQPNMKTVRTKDKR is encoded by the coding sequence GTGACTAATGGAAAAAATGTATCGGATACCGATCTGTTATTTGATCTTTCTGTATGGGAAGAGGCATGGAAGAATCGTCCGAGAAGTTCAAAATATAAGAAGAAAAGCGCCCCCATTAATATAGAAGAAGCTTTTGAGCGATGGGCCAGGGATTATCATGCACAGTCTTTCACTGAAGAAGGAAAGCAGCGTTCTGAACGCATTATGGGCTGGATTGAAAACCAGGGTGTGGAATTCGCAGGGTTATCCATTTTGGACATTGGAGCGGCCTCAGGCATATTTACCATTCCTTTTGCGGAAAAGGGGGCAAGTGTAACCGCAGTTGAGCCTTCTGAGTTACTTGTCTCCCTTATGAAAGAGACGATACCTTCAGCTCTGGAATCCAAAATCGAAATCGTAAACGAACGATATGAGGAAATCTCTATTCAGGATAAAGGCTGGGAGAAGAAATATGACTTTGCATTTGCATCCATGTGTCCAGCAATGTCGGATTGGGAAACGATTGAGATGGCGATCAACTGTGCCCGGAAGTATGTATATATAAGCACTATGGCGGGACAGAAGGAACACACACTAATGGAAGAACTTAAGGATGTACTGGGTGTAACTTCTTCATATAAGGCCGGTGATATGGGATATATTCAACAGTTGCTGTATTTGAAGGGTTATTCATACACCATGATCATTACGAGAGAAGTTAACTCATTTGAAATACCGGTGGAAGAGGTTATTGAGAAGCTGCCAGAGTGGCTTAATACGTATGAGTTACCATCGGATGAAGATTCTCTCAGACTGGCTGAGAAGTACATTCGGGATACGTACAGGGATAGTACGGTGAACTTCTCACGTGGAGCAAGATTTGGTAAAATTCTAATTCAACTTGAACAGCCAAATATGAAAACTGTCCGCACTAAGGATAAGCGATAA
- a CDS encoding DUF2614 family zinc ribbon-containing protein, which yields MIFKSAKINAFRTWGLLLTMLGMGLMILGTAGIVFWGHAGKVFAAVGLVIGLIAMMASLAIYFWAGMLSTSAVQVDCPECGKLTKMLGKTDRCMFCHTILTLDPNKANMTSQQLKAPSTQAPPTDG from the coding sequence ATGATTTTTAAATCAGCAAAAATTAATGCTTTTCGCACTTGGGGATTACTACTGACCATGCTAGGTATGGGCCTAATGATACTGGGAACAGCCGGGATTGTTTTCTGGGGACATGCAGGCAAGGTATTCGCAGCTGTAGGACTTGTCATCGGACTGATTGCCATGATGGCCAGTCTAGCCATTTATTTCTGGGCGGGTATGCTCTCCACCAGCGCAGTACAAGTCGACTGTCCGGAATGCGGGAAGTTAACCAAAATGCTTGGCAAAACGGATCGTTGTATGTTCTGTCATACCATTCTCACTCTGGACCCTAATAAGGCCAACATGACCAGTCAACAACTGAAAGCGCCTTCTACACAAGCTCCCCCCACCGATGGATAG
- a CDS encoding GNAT family N-acetyltransferase yields MNIQPLSLSDLETLGQLWRLQHVAYRLEAEIIGFQEIPPLMDTMETLRDCGESFYGCIHDDGDLIGAVAVAEEEENTLTITRMMVHPDHFRKGIAASLMTYVLEQHADLPRYIVSTGTLNQPAVNLYTKFGFTPVEVTQIAPGVELTTFHKNKL; encoded by the coding sequence ATGAACATTCAACCATTGTCACTGAGTGATCTGGAGACGTTGGGACAGTTATGGAGACTACAACATGTAGCTTATCGATTGGAAGCTGAAATCATCGGATTTCAGGAGATTCCTCCTTTGATGGATACGATGGAGACACTTCGGGATTGTGGAGAGAGTTTTTATGGTTGTATCCATGATGACGGAGATCTTATCGGGGCTGTCGCTGTAGCGGAGGAAGAGGAGAACACACTGACCATTACACGAATGATGGTGCACCCGGATCACTTTCGCAAGGGAATTGCGGCATCTTTGATGACGTATGTGTTGGAACAGCATGCGGATCTTCCGCGTTATATCGTCTCCACAGGAACGCTGAATCAACCCGCAGTGAATCTGTACACCAAATTTGGTTTTACGCCTGTGGAAGTCACACAGATTGCACCTGGAGTGGAATTAACGACTTTTCACAAGAATAAACTTTAA
- the perR gene encoding peroxide-responsive transcriptional repressor PerR: protein MATRVQHALEHLKTTGVRITPQRHAILNYLMESMGHPTADEIYRALEPQFPSMSVATVYNNLKMFLEAGMVRELTYGDNSSRFDANVTDHYHVICDQCGKIEDFSYPSLKSVELQAESSTGFEVHGHRLEVYGVCKSCRD, encoded by the coding sequence ATGGCAACACGTGTCCAACATGCGTTGGAGCATCTGAAAACGACCGGTGTCCGTATTACACCCCAGCGTCATGCCATATTGAACTATCTGATGGAATCCATGGGGCATCCGACAGCCGATGAAATTTACCGAGCCCTTGAACCCCAATTTCCCAGTATGAGCGTGGCAACGGTATATAATAATTTGAAGATGTTTCTGGAAGCTGGCATGGTCCGGGAATTGACATACGGAGATAATTCAAGTCGCTTCGATGCCAATGTGACGGATCATTATCATGTTATCTGTGATCAATGCGGCAAGATCGAAGACTTCAGCTATCCTTCTCTCAAAAGTGTAGAGCTTCAGGCGGAGTCTAGTACAGGATTCGAAGTACACGGTCACCGATTGGAAGTATATGGCGTTTGCAAAAGTTGCAGGGATTAA
- a CDS encoding MgtC/SapB family protein: MGDPWFIDEWHILLRLLLAMLLGGLVGLERERSNHAAGLRTHILVCLGSALIMMLSVYGFKDFANELNVRIDPARLATAVITGVGFLGAGTILFTGKSITGLTTAASIWVVAAIGLAAGAGFFFASIVSTVLVLLNLWVFNKLELRYLRGNKLHVVTLHTLSEPGFLEQLSSCMEQEKIKIRKITVNEQDLAYAEMVSVERKIEIVLHVQVPHDFQTVGLVSKLRQWEHVTKVSIE; this comes from the coding sequence TTGGGCGATCCTTGGTTCATTGATGAGTGGCACATTTTATTACGATTATTGCTGGCTATGCTGCTTGGAGGGCTCGTAGGCCTGGAGCGGGAACGGTCCAATCATGCTGCCGGTTTGCGTACCCATATCCTGGTATGTCTTGGCTCTGCACTGATTATGATGTTATCTGTTTATGGCTTTAAAGATTTTGCTAATGAATTAAACGTAAGGATTGATCCAGCGCGTCTGGCTACTGCTGTAATTACTGGTGTTGGATTCTTGGGAGCAGGGACAATTCTCTTCACGGGAAAATCCATTACCGGATTGACTACAGCAGCTTCAATCTGGGTTGTTGCAGCCATTGGGCTTGCAGCAGGTGCGGGGTTCTTCTTTGCCTCTATTGTATCAACCGTTCTGGTATTGCTTAATCTCTGGGTATTTAACAAATTAGAGCTAAGGTATCTGCGAGGGAACAAACTGCATGTTGTTACACTTCATACCTTGTCTGAACCCGGTTTTCTCGAACAACTGTCTTCATGTATGGAGCAGGAGAAGATCAAAATTCGTAAAATTACCGTGAATGAACAAGACCTGGCTTATGCAGAGATGGTGTCAGTTGAACGAAAAATTGAGATTGTGCTGCATGTTCAGGTACCGCATGATTTCCAAACGGTAGGCTTGGTATCCAAGTTAAGACAATGGGAACACGTTACCAAGGTGTCGATCGAATAA
- a CDS encoding glycosyl hydrolase family 18 protein, translating into MGRKSRYTRQKRRSFWPGFLGACLIAGGAYWLITNVWLNQIHEDPDWVGRSQPIFVDGQLMDGDALGTGDQLKLPVDVLQEAIDAGIRYESESGDIIIASPQRVLHMKDGSTQAELNHKDYPMTVKPEVKDGEAYIPLKPLKEVYGITVQEDSVTGAVLLMRGGDMIQYAEIDTLSSKADKTVPLYKRGGESSPIIANMEKDARVRVWQTGDKQSFVQLDNGYAGYVDNDYIFLTEKKKVDLPKYTLTAAEKKWQNKPVNLVWEAVYNRQPDVGSIGKMPGVNVVSPTWFHITDGQGTVKSKGNQAYVNWAHRSGMEVWGLMDNSFDPDVTKEAVASYETRTHIIEQMLEYAQTYQLDGINIDFENVYTDDGPNITQFVREIKAMARIHGLMLSIDVTPKSNSEMWSAFLDRRALGSFADYVIVMAYDEHWAASPKAGSVASLPWTEASMRRILEEDEVPSNKLIMAVPLYTRIWTEETNDQGEVKVSSKAVGMNAIVELIQEKKLKPELDQASGQNYVEYKEDGATKKIWIEDAVSLQARVDLIASLKLGGVAAWNRSFANASAWEVLKQAGYQK; encoded by the coding sequence TTGGGTAGAAAAAGCAGATATACACGTCAGAAGCGACGTTCATTTTGGCCCGGTTTTCTCGGGGCTTGTCTGATCGCTGGGGGGGCTTACTGGCTTATAACAAATGTATGGTTGAACCAGATCCATGAAGACCCCGACTGGGTAGGAAGAAGCCAGCCTATTTTTGTAGATGGGCAACTGATGGATGGAGACGCTCTGGGTACAGGAGATCAGCTCAAGTTGCCTGTAGATGTGCTGCAAGAAGCGATTGATGCAGGCATACGTTATGAATCAGAATCGGGAGATATCATTATTGCCTCTCCTCAGCGAGTCCTTCATATGAAAGATGGAAGCACACAAGCAGAACTTAATCACAAAGATTATCCTATGACAGTTAAACCTGAGGTTAAGGACGGAGAAGCCTATATTCCGCTCAAACCTTTGAAAGAAGTATATGGCATAACCGTACAGGAAGATTCAGTAACAGGTGCTGTGCTACTGATGCGTGGTGGAGACATGATACAGTATGCAGAGATTGATACGTTATCATCCAAAGCCGACAAAACGGTGCCGTTATATAAACGTGGTGGAGAATCCTCACCAATCATTGCCAACATGGAAAAGGATGCACGGGTACGTGTATGGCAGACGGGTGATAAACAGAGTTTTGTTCAACTCGATAATGGATATGCCGGATATGTAGATAATGATTATATTTTCCTCACCGAGAAAAAGAAGGTGGACTTGCCCAAGTATACGCTGACTGCAGCAGAGAAGAAGTGGCAGAATAAACCGGTAAATCTGGTTTGGGAAGCCGTGTACAATCGTCAGCCTGATGTGGGCTCTATCGGTAAAATGCCAGGTGTGAATGTGGTCAGCCCCACATGGTTTCATATTACGGATGGACAGGGCACTGTGAAAAGCAAGGGAAACCAAGCTTATGTGAACTGGGCTCACCGTTCGGGTATGGAAGTATGGGGACTCATGGATAACAGCTTTGATCCGGACGTTACAAAAGAAGCTGTAGCTTCTTACGAGACACGCACTCATATTATTGAGCAGATGTTAGAGTATGCACAGACGTATCAACTGGATGGTATCAACATCGATTTTGAGAACGTGTATACCGATGACGGGCCGAATATTACGCAGTTTGTGCGCGAGATCAAGGCGATGGCTCGTATACATGGATTGATGTTATCAATTGATGTAACACCAAAATCAAACAGTGAGATGTGGTCTGCCTTTCTGGATCGCCGTGCATTAGGTTCTTTTGCAGACTATGTTATTGTGATGGCTTATGATGAACATTGGGCGGCCAGTCCCAAGGCAGGTTCGGTAGCATCTCTGCCTTGGACCGAGGCTTCCATGAGACGCATACTTGAGGAGGATGAAGTCCCTTCTAACAAGTTGATCATGGCGGTTCCGCTCTATACCCGGATATGGACGGAAGAGACGAATGATCAGGGTGAGGTTAAAGTGTCTTCCAAAGCGGTGGGCATGAATGCCATTGTGGAGCTGATTCAAGAGAAGAAACTCAAACCTGAACTGGATCAGGCAAGTGGACAGAACTATGTGGAATATAAGGAAGACGGAGCTACCAAGAAAATATGGATCGAAGATGCCGTGTCCCTTCAGGCGCGTGTGGATTTGATTGCTTCGCTGAAGCTGGGCGGAGTAGCAGCATGGAATCGAAGTTTTGCTAATGCTTCTGCATGGGAGGTATTGAAGCAGGCCGGGTACCAGAAATAA
- a CDS encoding DUF4097 family beta strand repeat-containing protein, which produces MNRKVRVGRYTAAALIIAVGVLLILDKRWGTDYVYEMVDWWPFLLVVLGVEYIVLFLWTRRRNKVQSDNPSNPDEQIKVRFRPDAKGILTSLILAASVFIVTEQDHYMHLWNRVSLNLGAASMDYSQAAGYMEDKGTIRVPVRMDTSDLVVEGVNGDISVQRGDTDEIEVRTVIWVDQTTEVQAKAVAAASFVEADGTKVIYIKTTGKTYGDNEKTQPRMNLTITIPDDRRFNLDIRTSNGAILLNRPEAISTILAETGNGRIRITNAVGDISGKTLNGDVIVANAIGNVDLDSNRGDMKARGISGDVDLATQVGSISIADSVGEFIAETRNGNITLDGANLGIKAQSLNGSINIVSTKVGGDWDVYSAVGAINVLLPDRGDYSLAGSSSYGDLSTDLPFKVQNKTIEGQLGEGEYRVKIEGNSDLTIQSNPAVSTPETVTPDSEDTAENLEQTTEDGANSQEDSTEVP; this is translated from the coding sequence ATGAACCGTAAAGTCCGGGTTGGCCGCTATACGGCTGCCGCCTTAATCATAGCGGTCGGTGTGCTGTTGATTTTGGATAAACGGTGGGGAACGGACTATGTATATGAGATGGTGGACTGGTGGCCATTTTTGCTCGTTGTTTTGGGTGTTGAATATATTGTGCTCTTCCTGTGGACACGCAGAAGAAACAAGGTGCAATCGGATAACCCGAGCAATCCTGATGAGCAAATCAAAGTACGTTTCAGACCCGATGCCAAAGGCATTCTAACCTCACTGATTTTGGCAGCTTCCGTATTTATCGTCACCGAGCAGGATCATTACATGCACTTATGGAATAGAGTGAGTCTAAATCTCGGAGCGGCATCCATGGACTACAGTCAAGCGGCAGGATATATGGAGGATAAGGGCACGATTCGTGTACCTGTTCGCATGGATACGTCAGACCTGGTGGTTGAAGGTGTCAACGGAGATATCTCGGTACAACGCGGAGATACGGATGAGATTGAAGTACGGACGGTGATCTGGGTAGATCAGACGACGGAAGTACAGGCAAAGGCCGTTGCAGCAGCCTCTTTTGTAGAGGCCGATGGTACAAAAGTGATTTATATCAAAACTACAGGCAAGACGTATGGAGACAATGAAAAAACGCAGCCGCGTATGAATCTTACCATAACGATCCCGGATGATCGTCGTTTTAATCTGGATATTCGAACTTCCAATGGAGCCATATTATTAAATCGTCCGGAAGCCATTAGTACCATACTGGCCGAAACGGGTAACGGACGTATCCGGATTACCAATGCTGTTGGAGATATCTCCGGGAAAACGTTGAACGGAGATGTCATTGTAGCCAACGCCATAGGTAATGTCGATCTGGACAGTAACCGTGGAGACATGAAGGCTCGCGGTATTTCCGGCGATGTAGATCTTGCTACACAAGTGGGAAGTATCAGTATTGCGGACTCCGTTGGTGAATTCATCGCAGAGACACGCAACGGCAATATTACGCTGGATGGAGCCAATCTGGGAATCAAAGCCCAATCACTTAATGGCAGTATTAACATCGTATCTACCAAAGTCGGAGGGGACTGGGATGTGTACAGTGCGGTGGGAGCCATTAACGTATTACTTCCTGATCGTGGAGACTACAGTCTTGCGGGTTCCAGCAGTTATGGAGATCTAAGTACGGATCTGCCGTTCAAAGTACAGAATAAAACCATAGAAGGCCAGCTCGGTGAGGGCGAGTACAGGGTGAAAATTGAAGGCAACAGTGATCTCACCATTCAGAGTAACCCGGCTGTATCTACGCCTGAAACAGTTACACCTGATTCTGAAGATACGGCTGAGAATCTGGAACAGACAACCGAAGACGGAGCAAATTCCCAGGAGGATTCTACAGAGGTTCCTTGA
- a CDS encoding helix-turn-helix domain-containing protein: MRPISYLHKMIIFGILLSTLPILLTGIAAFIYSSNQTELHRTQANRQLLEQMQSNVEHKLATVSYMLDQAVRSPVTLRSLSASSSLEGKGPLLADKLQSEFQNMRSWEPLLDITLVNQSQNWLIDHAGLYRNTDFPLALPMKELISDTLTSGWQLSPSSVFSNDERSPGTGCIYHIALARSIPNLNTSSDAALIAGIPACSLQNTLGEASLGNAASGLIILNREQRILVHPDPIYIGQPLSAIGLQDRDTEANITKLSPITFSTGFEKREVKIADTHYSLTYSPSTLKGWTYVLISPTNILTQEYIDIGLHTLYISICLLLLSLLLAWLGSKRMHVPIRKLLTQLGDNHLSKEGNTVAQQSPPFSDEFEQIRAGVSQLSASHSQLENTLNVHLLQIRNHFMMNLFQGKIPVHTLHDALNEYGYTHQVREWQQIAVITLQADLVNHTKYRTSDRDLLLFAIQNILEETVVHNQQLLPIVLEHTVVTVIGSVEQDQFIFSQQLYVLTDQLQQQMDKILTLQVSIGFSQPHSSLYHISQAYTEAMEALRHRMKLGTGIIFQYENIDHYAPTWSMTYPESLEYSLIQAIQSADEVQASALLQQLLEVIFAMEVTPEEYEVALTRLLTHILQMTQESGIRLGQISQGRGSMFHELHSLQYAAEVEDWFNHQVILPVIQVFKARQYAQYQYISEKMIAMIHQDYDKDLTLEECAVKLHYNANYLSSVFRKETGCAFSEYLTKYRFNIAKKWLDESDLTVKDIAARLRYNNPQNFIRSFRKWEGITPGQYRERKQKAEVSNISK; this comes from the coding sequence GTGCGACCAATCAGCTATCTCCATAAAATGATCATCTTCGGAATCCTGTTAAGCACCCTGCCCATTTTGTTAACGGGAATTGCCGCATTTATCTATTCATCAAACCAAACAGAGCTGCATCGTACGCAGGCTAACAGACAGTTGCTGGAACAAATGCAATCCAACGTAGAACACAAACTCGCTACAGTTAGTTATATGCTTGATCAGGCCGTTCGCTCTCCAGTAACCCTCCGCTCCCTGTCTGCTTCTTCTTCACTAGAAGGGAAAGGGCCTTTGCTTGCCGACAAACTACAGAGCGAATTTCAGAATATGAGGTCATGGGAACCTTTGCTGGATATTACTCTGGTGAATCAATCTCAGAATTGGCTTATTGATCATGCCGGATTATATCGTAATACGGATTTTCCACTGGCTCTTCCCATGAAGGAATTGATATCGGATACGTTAACCTCTGGATGGCAGCTCTCCCCTTCATCGGTGTTCAGTAATGACGAGCGCTCACCCGGTACAGGCTGTATTTATCATATTGCCCTTGCGAGATCTATTCCGAATCTGAATACGTCTTCCGATGCTGCCCTGATTGCCGGAATCCCTGCCTGTTCTTTGCAAAACACACTAGGAGAAGCGTCCTTAGGCAATGCTGCCTCAGGACTGATCATTTTGAATCGGGAACAACGTATCTTGGTGCATCCCGATCCTATATACATTGGACAACCGTTGTCTGCCATTGGATTACAGGATCGGGATACGGAAGCCAACATAACCAAACTATCACCCATCACATTTTCAACAGGCTTTGAAAAACGGGAAGTTAAGATCGCCGATACACATTATTCTCTGACGTATAGCCCTTCTACCTTAAAAGGATGGACTTATGTTCTAATCTCACCTACCAATATTCTGACACAAGAATATATCGATATCGGATTACACACCTTGTATATCAGTATCTGCTTACTTTTACTTTCATTATTACTCGCCTGGCTCGGCTCCAAGCGAATGCATGTCCCGATTCGTAAACTTTTAACCCAACTTGGTGACAACCACCTGTCCAAAGAAGGAAACACGGTAGCTCAGCAATCACCACCATTTTCTGATGAGTTCGAACAGATCAGAGCAGGGGTCTCACAATTATCTGCCTCTCACTCCCAATTAGAGAACACACTTAATGTGCATCTATTGCAGATTCGCAATCATTTTATGATGAATCTGTTCCAGGGTAAGATCCCTGTTCATACTCTTCATGACGCCCTGAATGAATATGGCTACACGCATCAGGTTCGGGAATGGCAACAAATTGCTGTTATTACACTACAGGCCGATCTCGTTAATCATACAAAATATAGAACTAGTGATCGTGATCTCTTATTATTCGCTATTCAAAATATATTGGAGGAAACAGTTGTGCATAACCAACAATTGCTTCCCATTGTGCTGGAACATACAGTAGTCACGGTGATTGGGAGCGTTGAACAGGATCAGTTTATTTTTTCACAGCAGCTATATGTATTAACAGACCAGTTACAACAACAGATGGATAAGATTCTAACTCTTCAAGTCAGTATAGGATTCAGCCAGCCGCACAGCTCTCTATATCACATCTCTCAAGCTTACACAGAAGCCATGGAAGCACTAAGGCATCGGATGAAGCTGGGAACAGGCATTATTTTTCAATATGAGAACATAGATCATTACGCTCCCACTTGGTCCATGACCTACCCGGAATCATTGGAATATTCATTGATCCAAGCTATTCAAAGTGCGGACGAAGTCCAGGCCTCTGCTCTTCTGCAACAACTGCTTGAAGTGATCTTTGCTATGGAGGTTACACCCGAGGAGTATGAGGTGGCTCTTACGAGGCTACTCACACATATTTTGCAAATGACTCAGGAATCCGGCATACGACTCGGACAGATCTCCCAAGGTCGTGGCTCGATGTTTCATGAACTTCATAGTTTGCAGTACGCTGCTGAAGTTGAAGATTGGTTTAACCATCAAGTCATCTTGCCCGTCATTCAGGTTTTTAAAGCAAGACAATATGCCCAGTATCAGTATATATCTGAGAAAATGATTGCCATGATTCATCAAGATTATGATAAGGATCTGACGCTTGAGGAATGCGCTGTTAAGCTTCACTACAATGCCAACTACTTAAGTAGTGTTTTCCGCAAAGAGACAGGCTGTGCATTTAGTGAATATCTGACCAAGTACCGATTTAATATCGCTAAAAAATGGCTGGACGAAAGTGATCTAACCGTTAAAGATATCGCAGCACGACTTCGGTACAACAATCCGCAAAACTTTATCCGATCATTCCGTAAATGGGAAGGAATCACCCCCGGCCAGTATCGGGAGCGTAAGCAGAAAGCAGAAGTATCGAACATCTCTAAATAA
- a CDS encoding nucleotidyltransferase-like protein produces the protein MELKNLAFLSEQSEETGAVGAIAYSHPGERFHGSLIQDFELLVLVVHNDDQLKSAVGHYRYGDLRYQMIYASRHELKSSVVTGNHNNLTQCLIEGEIIWEADSALSDLREELSTFGAELREQKLLHEFTSFLRMYVEAKRHIQEGHVVDAYYNVLEALGNWARIVLIEQGIYPDHAVWTHVQNLDRALWKLYQELTVSSETLEQRVELVLLACEFSVMSKMSECSELLLRVLRSRKEPWSMSELVHHPQLRFVREDLPLVIRKLVFRSIVKESAGWPSIGGEGREIRYWIEA, from the coding sequence GTGGAATTAAAGAACCTTGCTTTTTTGTCCGAACAGTCGGAAGAGACAGGGGCAGTTGGGGCTATCGCTTATTCCCACCCGGGAGAGCGATTCCACGGCTCCCTAATTCAAGATTTCGAATTATTAGTACTTGTTGTTCATAATGATGATCAATTGAAGTCGGCGGTGGGACATTACAGATATGGTGATCTTCGTTATCAGATGATCTATGCGAGCCGTCATGAATTAAAGAGTAGTGTAGTAACCGGGAATCATAATAATCTCACCCAGTGTCTGATTGAAGGTGAGATTATCTGGGAAGCGGACAGCGCCTTAAGTGATTTGCGAGAAGAACTGTCTACCTTTGGGGCAGAATTGCGTGAGCAGAAGCTACTTCATGAATTCACCAGTTTCTTGAGAATGTATGTGGAGGCCAAACGTCATATTCAGGAAGGTCATGTTGTAGACGCCTACTACAATGTATTAGAGGCTCTGGGGAACTGGGCAAGAATTGTATTGATTGAACAGGGGATATACCCGGATCATGCCGTCTGGACACATGTGCAGAATCTGGATCGCGCTTTATGGAAACTATATCAAGAGCTTACCGTAAGCTCGGAGACGCTAGAGCAGCGAGTAGAGCTTGTCCTGCTTGCCTGTGAGTTTTCCGTAATGTCCAAAATGAGTGAATGCTCAGAACTGCTGCTGCGTGTGTTAAGAAGTCGCAAGGAGCCGTGGAGCATGAGTGAACTTGTTCATCATCCGCAGTTAAGATTTGTTCGAGAAGATCTGCCTTTGGTTATACGTAAGCTGGTCTTTCGTTCTATTGTAAAAGAATCGGCAGGGTGGCCATCAATCGGAGGAGAGGGCCGGGAAATTCGGTATTGGATTGAGGCATAA